A part of Gossypium hirsutum isolate 1008001.06 chromosome A07, Gossypium_hirsutum_v2.1, whole genome shotgun sequence genomic DNA contains:
- the LOC107896171 gene encoding polygalacturonase-like, whose amino-acid sequence MAIQFNFVSSMLILLLLSISSAKGQGGGGGGVIDVVAKFGAKADEKTDLSKPLLDAWKEACASTSPATIVIPKGIYFLSTATLDGPCKAPIELQVEGTVKAPADPGVFNEPKWIAFNRIENFKLFGGGVFDGQGTTAYKREGCEKHDYCDSLPINLRFDFLTNTMVQGITSKDSKQFHVNVLGCKNITFEHFTVSAPGDSPNTDGIHIGRSDGVNVLNTEIKTGDDCVSIGDGSKNLVINGVTCGPGHGISIGSLGLFKNEEPVDGVIVKNCTLTNTSNGVRIKSWPGAEPGSCSNIHFEDITVTNVSSPIIIDQKYCPWNKCKINEESKVKLSNISFKNIHGTSALPEAVKIICSATLSCENVELADIEITLSGPAGPAVSQCSNVKPKVSGKQNPVACSAPIGAKPTPAA is encoded by the exons atggctattcaatttaattttgtctCATCCATGTTAATACTATTACTTTTATCCATATCATCCGCTAAAGGTCAAGGAGGAGGAGGTGGTGGTGTTATTGATGTTGTTGCAAAATTTGGTGCAAAGGCAGACGAGAAAACAGATTTGAGTAAG ccaTTGTTGGATGCTTGGAAAGAAGCATGTGCCTCGACATCTCCAGCAACAATTGTGATTCCTAaaggtatatattttttaagtacaGCTACCTTAGATGGTCCTTGCAAGGCTCCTATTGAGCTTCAAGTTGAAGGCACTGTGAAGGCTCCGGCAGACCCTGGTGTTTTCAATGAGCCTAAATGGATTGCCTtcaatagaattgaaaatttcaaattgttTGGCGGAGGAGTTTTCGACGGCCAGGGAACCACTGCTTATAAAAGGGAAGGTTGCGAAAAGCATGATTATTGTGATTCACTTCCTATT AATCTAAGGTTTGATTTTTTAACCAACACAATGGTACAAGGTATAACTAGCAAAGACAGTAAGCAGTTTCACGTTAATGTTCTAGGATGCAAAAACATTACTTTCGAACATTTCACCGTATCTGCACCTGGAGACAGCCCAAACACAGATGGGATTCACATCGGGAGATCAGATGGGGTTAATGTTCTTAACACGGAGATAAAAActggtgatgattgtgtttcaattGGGGATGGTTCCAAAAATTTGGTTATCAATGGAGTAACTTGTGGACCAGGACATGGTATTAGTATTGGTAGTCTCGGATTGTTTAAAAATGAAGAACCCGTTGATGGAGTTATAGTAAAAAACTGCACCTTGACTAATACTTCAAATGGTGTTAGAATCAAAAGTTGGCCAGGTGCTGAACCCGGCTCTTGTTCGAACATTCACTTTGAGGATATTACCGTGACCAATGTCAGTTCTCCTATTATAATTGATCAGAAATATTGCCCATGGaacaaatgcaaaataaat GAAGAATCAAAAGTTAAACTAAGCAACATtagtttcaaaaacattcatGGCACTTCTGCACTTCCAGAAGCTGTCAAGATTATTTGCAGCGCTACTTTGTCGTGTGAAAATGTGGAACTTGCCGACATTGAAATTACGCTCAGTGGACCGGCTGGACCTGCAGTATCACAATGTTCAAATGTGAAGCCTAAAGTTAGTGGCAAACAAAATCCAGTTGCATGTTCCGCCCCTATCGGAGCAAAACCTACCCCGGCTGCTTAA